One stretch of Psilocybe cubensis strain MGC-MH-2018 chromosome 6, whole genome shotgun sequence DNA includes these proteins:
- a CDS encoding Sec14 cytosolic factor: MADSSSVSLSSDPTLAHQLSGHLGNLNPIQEQALTTFKDNLTKANLYVPAVEGPEAVKASHDDATLLRFLRARSFNPSAAQKQFADAENWRKKHNVTEIYKEIGAEDLDLSRRFYPRWTGRRDKLGLPLYVYRLASLEPFQQELDALPAKTRYERIIILYEFMTRFTFPLCTHLPRATAPIPVSSTTTIIDLDNVSFGSMWRLRTHLQEASRLSTSNYPETLHHIAIVNSPSFFPTIWNWIKGWFDEGTRKKIHVLGRDPGSTLRELVHSHDLPAVYGGELEWKYEDEPLLDEHAKQAIEEFPRGPVIFVDGKVAPPS, from the exons ATGGCCGACTCTAGTTCTGTGTCTCTTAGCAGCGATCCAACTTTAGCACACCAGTTGAGCGGCCACCTAGGAAACCTTAATCCGATCCAAGAGCAGGCGTTGACAACATTCAAGGACAACCTAACCAAGGCCAATCTCTATGTACCCGCCGTGGAGGGACCAGAAGCTGTGAAGGCGTCTCATGATGACGCAACGTTGCT GCGGTTTCTTCGGGCCAGAAGCTTCAACCCTTCAGCTGCACAAAAGCAATTTGCTGACGCAGAGAACTGGAGAAAGAAACACAATGTTACAGAGATTTACAAAGAAATAGGGGCGGAGGATCTTGACCTCTCCAGACGTTTCTATCCGCGTTGGACAGGACGACGAGACAAG TTGGGTCTACCACTATACGTATACCGACTGGCATCATTAGAACCGTTCCAACAAGAATTAGATGCACTACCAGCCAAGACGAGATACGAAAGGAT CATCATCCTCTACGAATTCATGACCCGATTTACATTCCCACTCTGCACCCATCTACCTCGCGCAACGGCGCCCATTCCCGTCTcctccacaaccaccatcatcGACCTGGACAACGTTTCCTTTGGTTCGATGTGGCGGCTTCGAACGCATCTACAGGAAGCTTCCCGCCTTTCCACCTCGAATTATCCTGAAACATTACATCACATTGCCATCGTGAACTCGCCATCGTTCTTTCCAACAATATGGAACTGGATCAAG GGCTGGTTTGACGAAGGCACTAGGAAGAAGATTCATGTCCTAGGGAGAGATCCTGGCTCCACTCTACGGGAGCTTGTACACTCCCATGACCTTCCGGCAGTGTACGGAGGTGAATTAGAGTGGAAGTACGAGGATGAACCTCTCCTCGATGAACATGCGAAACAGGCTATTGAAGAATTCCCTAGAGGCCCCGTCATCTTCGTGGATGGAAAGGTAGCACCGCCCTCATAA
- a CDS encoding Desumoylating isopeptidase 1 — translation MSSPVKLYVYDLSRGMARQLSRQLTGRQIDGIWHTSVVVFGKEIFYGQGIDITTPGGSHHGQPLTIVDMGETSLDEETFNEYLEEMRQHYTADKVLSLSKPFTINDIDVTLLAEFNCNSFSDDCIGFLTGQSIPSYIKDLPTDFLSTPFGAALRPTIDAMYRRPTPGPIPTPASAAAASPDPQLASAILQAVAAQAQGNGTAQAGSKATESLASPIHIVTNPASFNGFLKTHKASVALFTSKTCPPCRVIEPVFERLAEEKGIQDGKDGAAFAKIDIDVGMGNALASQWNVRATPTFMFFLNGQKLDELKGANANELRSQVDLLLFQAYPPHPHTSLSMPAVQALSTNAIIFSQVPAIDTVLAKLSSFIDEQPTWPDSSKQSKATVKTVLSSTVQPYLKSRFQPPNPAPNPLPSASPTVLAAWTETSAILVSVLPVESLFPLVDMWRLAFLDPAVGTWTSNLKTASSAVDPVSVFLPKAIGTQDTASKGARNYTLTVLRLLCNAFSSTALAQTLLRNDGSRGQISSLLIPTLLHSDPLVRTAASSLAFNVAAVLQKQRIDSVRSGKGIKADSEDYLADWEVEITSAIIEAIDREKENEEVVHRLTAALAFYVRLSPQYESQLQPLLEVLQSRQLLKSKLAKGDGWNSDGGITKKDIRKLVEEVAGKLCA, via the exons ATGTCATCTCCAGTCAAACTCTATGTCTACGATTTAAGTCGAGGCATGGCTCGCCAACTTTCTCGCCAACTAACTGGGAGGCAGATCGACGGGATATG GCATACCTCAGTAGTTGTATTCGGGAAAGAAATATTCTATGGACAAGGGATCGATATTACGACGCCAGGTGGATCGCAT CATGGTCAACCTTTAACAATTGTAGACATGGGAGAGACCTCACTAGATGAGGAAACGTTTAATGAGTACTTGGAAGAGATGAGGCAACACTATACAGCGGACAAG GTACTTAGTTTGTCGAAACCTTTCACGATAAATGATATTGACGTGACGCTGCTTGCAGAATTCAATTGCAATTCATTTAGCGATGACTGCATTGGCTTCCTAACCGGCCAAAGTATACCATCTTATATCAAAG ATTTACCCACTGATTTCTTATCGACGCCGTTTGGCGCTGCTCTTCGTCCCACGATTGATGCAATGTACCGACGTCCCACTCCTGGCCCTATACCCACACCCGCCAGTGCTGCAGCCGCATCTCCGGACCCTCAGCTTGCCTCCGCCATCTTACAGGCTGTTGCGGCACAAGCCCAAGGTAACGGCACCGCCCAAGCTGGATCCAAAGCTACAGAATCTCTGGCATCCCCAATTCACATAGTGACAAACCCGGCTTCCTTCAACGGATTTCTGAAAACCCACAAGGCGTCGGTAGCTTTATTTACCAGCAAGACGTGCCCTCCCTGCCGAGTGATAGAACCCGTTTTCGAGCGCCTTgctgaagaaaagggaatCCAAGATGGTAAAGATGGGGCTGCTTTTGCGAAGATCGATATTGATGTGGGAATGGGTAACGCCCTGGCTTCTCAATGGAATGTGAGAGCTACTCCAACGTTTATGTTTTTCCTAAATGGACAGAAG CTTGACGAATTAAAAGGAGCAAATGCTAACGAACTAAGGTCGCAAGTCGATCTACTCCTTTTCCAAGCCTATCCTC CTCACCCACATACATCTTTATCGATGCCTGCCGTGCAGGCCCTATCTACGAACGCAATTATATTTTCTCAAGTTCCTGCTATTGATACCGTACTGGCAAAATTGTCTTCATTTATTGATGAGCAACCTACATGGCCAGATTCCTCGAAGCAATCGAAGGCAACCGTCAAGACAGTACTTTCCAGCACTGTTCAACCGTATCTTAAATCCAGATTCCAGCCCCCAAACCCGGCACCCAATCCTCTGCCGTCCGCGTCACCAACTGTACTAGCTGCATGGACAGAAACGTCTGCTATTCTGGTCTCTGTGCTGCCTGTCGAATCCCTGTTTCCCCTCGTTGACATGTGGCGGCTGGCATTCCTCGACCCTGCGGTCGGAACATGGACCTCTAATCTTAAGACAGCGTCATCGGCTGTTGATCCTGTAAGCGTGTTCCTACCAAAAGCAATCGGAACACAGGACACAGCGTCCAAGGGCGCACGGAACTATACGCTCACCGTGCTCCGCCTACTGTGTAACGCGTTTTCAAGTACAGCACTGGCTCAGACTTTGCTGAGGAATGACGGGTCCCGGGGCCAAATTAGTAGTCTTCTCATACCGACTCTGTTGCACAGTGACCCTTTGGTGAGGACGGCGGCGTCCAGTCTTGCTTTCAATGTCGCTGCTGTCCTGCAGAAACAAAGAATAGACTCTGTGCGAAGCGGTAAAGGCATCAAGGCGGACTCGGAGGATTATCTTGCAGATTGGGAGGTTGAGATTACAAGCGCGATAATTGAAGCTATTgatagagagaaagagaacgaGGAAGTCG TACATCGCCTCACAGCCGCGCTCGCGTTCTATGTGCGCCTTTCGCCCCAATACGAAAGTCAACTGCAACCTCTTTTGGAGGTCCTTCAAAGTAGACAATTGCTCAAGAGCAAACTAGCTAAAGGAGATGGTTGGAATTCAGACGGTGGTATCACAAAGAAAGATATTCGAAAGCTTGTGGAAGAAGTAGCCGGAAAGCTCTGTGCGTGA